The genomic stretch AGATTGGTAAGGACATCGGAATTGGTAACCAGCACGTAATCATGAATAAAGTTTTCAATCTTTGAAACTGAGCCTATGGTTCCAAGAGGCTCATCTTCCCAGATATAATTGATGTTTAGGTTCTTCTGATTCCCATTTCCAAAATACTCTTCAATTTGTTCCCCCAGGTAGTTTACGGTTATCCAAAAATCATCCATTCCAAATAAGCTTAGCCGGTGAATGTTATGTTCAAGAATAGGTTTATCCCCTACTTTTAATAGTGGCTTGGGAGTTTTTTCTGTAAGAGGTCGCAATCTGGTGCCCTTTCCCCCTGCCATTACCACCACATCTACAGGAAGATAGGACTTTAGCTCTCCAAAATTAATCACATTTACGATGCGATCCTGATGATCAAGAATTGGAATTATTTTAAAATCATTTTCCCGGTACTCAATCACCTTTTGAATGTCCTGATCACCTTTTCGTATAAACCTGGGATTTGATTGAATAATATCATCGACCGGCTGATCAAGCCCAGCTCCTTTGATAAGACCCCTACGTACATCCCCATCGGTTAAAGACCCTATTAATCTATCATCTTTGTCAACTACAAAAGAAATAGCATCATGAGACAGCTTTTCTAAAACCTCTAATGCTTCTCTAATTGGGGTTTCTGTTGGTATTAAATGTTCTTTATAATGACGCATAATTATTTTTTAATGTGTCAATTATTGACCTTACCGTATTTGGTTTTCGATAAATATTTGATCCTTCAAAAGAACCTAAATCTTTTAATTTTGAAACAGTTTGCAAGATATCACTAGCTCCAAATTCACAGTCTATTACATTTTCTCCTTTCGTGCGTCCCTTTTGTCTATTACCAACATTAACAACATATTTTCCGAACGAAGCAGCCTCAATAATTCCACTCGAAGTATTTCCCAAAAGGAAGTTCGAATACTTCATGGCATTGAAATAATTGGTTTTCCCAAAGTTTTCTATGCAAAGAATTTGTTCAGGTATCTCTTTCTTTAATTCTGCAATAGAATTCCGAAATATCTTACCATTGGTATCTGCATTGGGCATGGTAATAACTAAAAAGTAGTCAGTACTGATTTCACTCATAGCAGATTTCATCTCTAAAGCATATTCTTGATTCGCCTCAGGGTTTACTGTTTCAGGATGAAAAGTAATTAATATGTACGGCTTGTCAGGAATTCCAAATTTATTGCGAAAAACATTTTCTTCTAAAAATTTGAACTCTTCTATCCCATCCAAACTTAAAGAACCTACATTATATACATGCTCATCATACCCTATAATTGTCTCAATTTTATCTTTATATGCTTCTGTAGATGGAAAATGTATACTAGAGGCTAGAGTAATTTGATGCCTGTAAATATTATCAATGGCACCTAATGTTGTTTCTCCCCCATGAATATGTGCAAACTTAACTCCAAAAGGAATTCCAGCCTGCACCGCTGCTGACATTTCAAAACGATCTCCCAAACAAAAGACTAAGTCAAAAGTATTTTCAGACCAGTAATCAGCAAATTTATTCACTGTAAGTCCATAAGATGTACTAATTCCATTTGGGTTATCATTTAATAACAAAGATTGTATAAGATCAATATTCTCAAAACCAGCTTCTTGAATTTCAGAAACTGTTTTACCATGATACGGTGAACCATGTGTTCCAAAAGCAATAACTCTCAATTCAAAAAACACATCGTCTTTTAATTTCTTAAGCAAAGGAAGATAAATTCCAAAATCAGCTCTCGAACTTGTAAGTACACCTACCTTCATTTCAACGAACTCCTTTCAAGCATTTCTGCTGCCGCATAGGCTCGGCTAACCTTCCTACCAATAATATTTTCCCAATCCATAGGTGAAATACCGTCTCCGGGACGAAGTGCTATAATATCTTTTTCCTTTATCGCTTCTCCAGCTTTCATTGATCGTGTTGTATGGATACTTTTTCGGGCTACTGTCTTATTCTTTTTTTCACTTCGGCTAGGCTCTTTTTCACCACTTCCCGAAATCGCCTTTTCTATATTCTTTATGGCTTTAACCATATCTTTGAGCTCATCCGGTTCCAAAGAAGCCCGATGATCAGGTCCGGGTAAATTTCGATCCAAAGTGAAGTGCTTTTCTATGACACAGGCTCCCATTGCCACTGCCGCAACCGGAACTTCAATTCCTAATGTATGATCTGAGTATCCTACCCGTACGCCGAGTTCCTTTGCTATGGTATTCATAGCCTTCAGGTTTACATCCTCCATGGGGGTGGGATACTCTGTATTACAATGTAATACAGTAATGTCCTTTTTGGTCAAGCCATGTTTTAATAATACCTCAATAGCATTTTTTACTTCTTGCATATCTGCCATCCCGGTAGAAAGTATTACCGGCTTTCGTTTTTCAGCCAAACGTTTCAAATATGGATAATTGGTAATCTCACCAGACGGACTTTTGAAAAACGGCATTCCGAGATCATCTAAAAAGTCAATTCCGTCCACATCAAAAGCCGTAGATAAAAACTGGATTCCTCTTTTTTCACATTCCTTAATTAATACTGTATGATCCTCTTCACTCAATTCAAGTGATTTGAGCATGTTATATTGGCTCTCATCACCATCTCCTATATTTTGAGATTGATATTTTGCTTTTTTAGCCGTTTTTGATACTAATTTGTCTGCTTTGAAAGACTGGAATTTTACTACATCAACTCCTGCTTGAGTAGCTACTTCAATCAGCTCAATTGCCTTTTGCAAATCACCATTATGATTCACTCCAGCTTCTGCTATAATATAAACGTGTTCCTTCTTACTCATTTTTAAACCGAGCCCCAACTCTGAGTTTTACTTCAGTATCAACTTCAAGAATTTCCACAAATGAATCTTTCGTTTTTACTAAAAATCCATCTTTTGTTTTTGAAAGAATTTGTCCTGGTATATTTATGTACTGTGGTGCACCTTCTATTAATTTAACTCGATTAATTTTGACCTGAACATTATCAATAAAAGTTGTTGCTAAAGGTCCCGGTGAAGACAAAGCCCGCACAAAGTTAAATATTTCTCTTGATGTACTTTTCCAATTAACAATCTCATCTCCAACTGAACGCCTACCGCAATAAAAACCAACAGGATGGATCGTATTCTGTTTTACCACTTTGAAACTTCCATCCTGAATTTGCTTAATTGCTTTATATAATAATTTTGCGCATTCATCATATGCTACAGAAAGCAATGTATCATAAGTATCTTCATCTGTTATTGGATAGGTCTGTTGCAAAAGAATATCTCCGGTATCAATTCCTTCATCAACAAAATGAACCGTTATGCCAAACTCTTTCTCATCGTTAATCAACGCCCAATTGAGAACATTTCTGCCACGATAAAAAGGTAATTTACCAGCATGACAATTTATAGTACTGTATTTAGGGAGATTGATTATCCTCTCCCTAAAGATTTGATTAAAACTCATAGAAACAAACAAATCACAATTGTACGATTTCGCCTTTTCTATAAATTCTTCAGAGTTAACCTTTACTGGATGCAAATAATCTATTCCGTATTTTCCTGCAAAATACTTTAGAGTATCATCTTTAGTATCCGTTCTTGGCACAATAAAACATATTTCAATTTCTTCATCTTGAATCAACAATTCAAACGCCTTATGCGACCAAGGCCCATCTGCAAAGTACCCTATTTTAAATTTACTCATATTCTTACACTACTTGGGATATTGACGATACGATCTTCAAGAAACTCAGCGTTTTTTTGATCGTCTCTGAAGCAATTCTCATACATGGATAATTTATACATTAGCTGCCATATTGGACGGGTCATTACTCCCTTTTCATTGGTCTCCTTCAAAAATTCATCCCGGTTATTCCGATTAGCCAATTCCACACACATCAGCCAATAATTCGCTTTTGTGTTTTCATTCTCAGTCCTGAACTTAATTCCCAGTTCATTAAAATGTGAGGTATATTTATAGGCTAGTTCTCTTTTATTTTCTATAAAATCATCCAGTTGTTCCAATTGAGCACAAATTAACGCCGCATTTAAATTCGGCATGCGGTAATTGTGTCCCAATTCGTCATGCACGTATTCATACTTATGAGGTTTTTTGGCTGTGGTTGTTATATGCTTAGCGAAATCTCCCAACTGCTCATCTTTGGTTACGATTGCTCCACCACCTCCAGCCGTGACAATCTTATTTCCATTAAATGAATAAATTCCAAGTTTCCCAAAGCTCCCGGTTGGTTTTCCATGGTAGGTAGAACCTATGGATTCAGCCGCATCTTCCACCACCGGGATATTCCATTTATCGCAAACTTTCATAAGCTCATTCAGATGCACCGGGAAACCGAAGGTGTGCATGGGTAAACATGCTGCGATTTTATTACCTGTCTTTTTATTATAGCATCCATCTTCCCGGATTTCACCGAACTCATTCAGGAAACCTTCAACAGCATCAGTTGATAACCCCATTGTATCTAAATCTACATCCAGAAAAATAGGGTGAGCATTGTTATAAGCTATGGCGTTAGCAGTTGCAACAAAAGTTAATGCCTGTGTTAAAACTTCATTTCCCTGCTTAACACCTGCTAATCGAAGAGCTACTTGCAAGGCTGCTGTACCATTTACTACGGCAACAGCTCGGTTTGTTTGAGAAATTTCAGCCATCATCGCTTCAAATTTATCTACGTAAGCCCCAACTGAGGAAACAAAAGTAGAATCTATTGTTTCCATGACATACTTCTTCTCATTGCCTTTAAAACGAGGTTCATGTAATGGAATGAAATCAGCAGTTTTATACTGATCCCGAACAAATTCTATAAACTGATCAATTTGTTTCATTACATCTTTGAGTCTAAATACTTTCCGGTTTCTTTATGGTCAAATCCTGGAAGTAGTTTATGAAAAAGTTTAACTAAGTCAGGTTTTGTCCAGCTAAGGTTAGTCTTCATTTCTTCAATGGCACTTAAAAAGTAATCCAACTTACCTTTTTCAAAGCCGAGATTACTTTTCACTATTCCTAATTTCTCGAAACGCTCTAAATCAAGCGTTTCACCTTCCATAAAAAACTCTTCAAAATCTTTCTCACCTGTCGTATCACTTTCCGTGAACAGGCATGGCCATTTACCTTTTTCTGGTAATATACTCACTAATTCTCTTGCCTCATCTTCATTGGAGCATAAGTGAGCTTCGTACCCCATCATCTCCAAATACTTGATTGCTATCTCAGAAAACGTAATCAAATGAAGATCTTCACTTAACTTTGGGAAAAAAATATCCCTGTTATCTCCCAACAAACACGACATCAAACACAATTCGCCGGACTCCTGAGGAGTCACGAAATAGCGCTTAATATCATTAGGAGCAACAATGGGCTGTCTTTTTTGAATACGCTGGTTAAAACTGTGCAAAAGAGATCCATCTGAAAAAGCAACATTTGCAAAGCGCGCGGTTGAAATATCGATATTCTCACTTTCACGCATCAAAAAGAGTTCCATAATACGTTTGGAAGCGCCCATCATATTCACTGGGTTGGCCGCCTTATCTGTAGATACACAAAAATATTTTTGTGTCCCTTTATCTTTAGCCTGCTGAATGGTTTTTATGGTATTCAGAATATTAACCTCAACCATTCTCATAAGCGTGAATGGATCCTTTTCACTTCTTACATGTTTTAAAGCTGATAAATTCAATACATAATCATATTTACCATCAGCTTTAATAAAAGCATCGTACTCATATGATCCGGCATCCAGAGCAAAAGTCTTAAACTCACCACTAATATACCCTTCTGAACTCCGGATATCCCGTACTAACTCCACCATATTGTTTTCGCTAATATCTACAACATGGAGCTTTCGCGGGTTTCTTTTGAAGATCTCTTTAGTTACAGCTTGACCAATAGAGCCAGCTCCGCCAATTACAAGGAATTTTGAGTTAGACACTTTTTCTGATAACTCAGAATCATTTTGATTTAAATCAAATGAAAATAGATTTTTAGTACGCCCAATAAGTTGAAGAGTATTCATTTATATTGCAAGGGATTCTATTAACTTTTCAACGACTATGTCTTGATCCTCTTCACTTAAAAAAGGATGCATCGGTAAGCTTAATACCTCTCTTGATGCTTTTTCGGATTCAGGGAAATCTCCGTATTCATATCCTAAATATTGGAAAACCGGCTGTTCATGAAAACATTTGGGGTAGTATATACCCACAGGCACTCCTGCGTCTTTCATGCTGGAAACAATTTCATCCCTCTTTTCTTCAGCTACTCTAATCGTATATTGTGCATATACATGTGTATTCCCCTTATCAACAACTGGAGTAATTACATGATCATTTAAGAGTTCTGTATACCTGGCTCCTATTTGATTCCTGGATTTCACCTCATCTTCAAAACCTGCCCACTTCCCTAATATTACAGCAGCCTGCAAAGTATCGAAACGACCATTCATGCCAATATGCGTATGATAGTGCCTTTTTATACCTCCATGGGAGCGTATGGCTTTCATCGTTTCTGCCAACTCATCATCGTTCGTAAATAAAGCTCCACCATCTCCATAGCAGCCTAATGGTTTCGCTGGAAAGAATGAAGTACTGGCGATTAAAGAAGCCCCACAACTGCGTTTCCCATTCCGGGTAGCTCCAAAACTCTGAGCCGCATCTTCAATAACAGCTATATTATGCTTGTCTGCTATTTGATTAATTCGTTCCAGATCAGGCATTTGACCAAAAAGACTGACCGGCATAATAGCTTTGGTATTTTCTGTAATGGCGCCCTCCAAAAGATTCGGATCCATATTATAGGTATCCGGTTCAATATCAATGAAGACCGGCTTTGCCCCAACAGCAGAAATTACTTCAGCTGTACTGATCCAGGAAAAAGGAACCGTTATTACTTCATCACCAGAACCAATATCAAGAGCTCTCAAAGCAATTTCCAGGCTATCTGTGCCACTTGCTACCGTTATACAATGTTTGACCCCAACATATTCTGCAAGAATTGCTTCCAGCTCATCAATTTCAGGGCCCATAATATACTGTCCATGCTCGAGAACAGCTTTCATTTTTTTATCAATCTCTTTCTGATACTTTCTGTACTGTGTATCTAAATCGATAAACTCCATCTTACTTATGCTCTTATTTTAAATTTTGAATACTTGGATGAACAATACCTTTAGGATTCTCTGTAATCGGCATAGTTCTCAATTTGTGTACCAGTTCAATAGAGGGGCGGGCATCATCAATTCCAAATCCATTACCCTTCAATGTTTCTTCATAAACACGGGTATGTAAATCTGTAAATCCGCCACTGAATTCTAACTCATCTCCATCAACATTGATAGAACGAAACGTTCGCTGACTGTCGTCTGCGTTATTAGGAATATCTTCAGGTTCAAGTGACAAAAACCACTCTACATCTGCATTAGGAAGTTCCAAAAAACCACCCATTCTATTTTTCTCTCTTACATAGAGCTCCATATTCTGCGCAGGTCCAAATAGCCACATAAGCATATCAAAAAAGTGAATGCCAATATTGGTACCTATACCACCAGACTGTTCCTCATTTCCTTTCCACGAATAATGATACCAGGTTCCTCTGGATGTTATATAGGATAACCTGATCTTGTGCCTCTTCTCAGATTTCTCAGCATCTATTTTCTTCTTTAGTTCTATTAATGAGGGGTGAACTCTAAGTTGCAAAATGGTCCAAACTCTCTGACCATACTCTTCTTCCAGTTCTTGCAATACATCTAAATTCCATGGATTCAATACCAGTGGTTTTTCACATAAAGCATCTGCTCCAACTCTCATTGCTAAGCGTATGTGTGCATCGTGCAAATGATTGGGAGAGCATATAGTCATATAATCAATTGCCTCTCCATTTCCTTCTCTTCTAATCTTTTCCAAGTGACGATCGAATCGCTCAACTTCCGTGAAGAAACTGGCCTTCGGAAAATAACTATCAATAATACCTACAGAGTCATGGGGATCAACAGCAGCCACTAAACGATTCCCTGTATCTTCAATTGCTTTTAAGTGGCGAGGTGCTATGTAACCTGCTAAACCGGTAAGTGCAAAATTTTTCATGTATACTATATTTGTTTAATTCAAAACTAATTACTTATCCCCGTATGTATAAGTGGATTGGAATCTTCAATCTCTTAGTTTAACAATGTTCAGGAGTCAGTCTTGAAAGGATTTAACGCAAGGAACTGCCGGATGAAAATCCACCCGATAGAAGCAATGCCACTCAGCATCACAAACACAATCAGGACCATCCCTCCACTCATCTCATCGTTTACCGGAACCTGTACCGGCTGAAGCACTTTAAACACCGGGGTTTCTTCCTGTACTTTCAGCTTTGCCTCTTCGTATTGTTGTGTAAGTGAATTATACAAATTGAAAGCAATATCATATTCGGAATTCAGACGCTGTTCTTCGGTTCGGGCCCTGGCTGTTAAGTTCCCCTGGTTACTATCCCGAAATTCAGCTAAGGCCAGCTGCGCCTCTTGGAATCGTTCTTCGGCTTTTGTCAACTGCTCTTCAATAAACTCCAGATCACGAAGTACTTTCTCCGTTCTGTATTCGGTTAAATATGCAGTGAGCTCCTGGATGGTATACCGGGCAACATGAGCAGCTAATTTCGGATCAGACATCTGAGCTCTTACCGTTACCACTCCTGATTCTTCATCCAGACTTGCAGAAACACGGGATCTAAGACTTTCAATCACCTTCATTTCGTTTTTGCTTAACTCAACAATTTCATCATCATTACTTACTGCTGTACTTGTAGCAAGTTCTTCTTCTTTCTTAAATACACCAATAATTGTACTGGGCAAGCCGATGGTGTACTGAGCTATATAGCCTAACACTCCGGGAGTTTGTATTTCTAAATAGTATTGATAAATGGAAGCGGTAGTATCATAATCCGGAAAATAGAATTCCTGACGGGCCAGCTGGTCCTGAAAGCTCAGGCTTTCTACAATTTTGGGATATAGATCGACCCTTATCGCATTACTGGCAGAATTGTAGGTCCCTCCTCCGCTCAGCCCAATCAAGCCACCGTATTGTCTTAAAAGACTGGAAGCTCCTCCCTGACTTTCTGTACTATATTCCGGCATTAGGGTGGCATTACTCACATATTCTTTTGGGCTAAGCAACGCAACAGCCACACCAAGCACCACTCCAACTGCTACAAACCGGTAAATGGTTTTTCGGTTATCCCAAATGGTCTTGGCCAGTTCAATCAGGTCGATTTCGTCTTCTTCGTAGCCATCATACCCCTGATCTGCCGGGACTAGTCTGTATTCCTGAATGGGAAAGTTCTCCGGGCTTTTTTTCTTACCCGGCTTATTGTCCCCATGTTCTTGATTTGAATTGTTCTCTTCGCTCACTTTCTACCAAATTTTGTTAAGCAATGATGATACGAAGTTTGACCTTCTATTTAAAGAGGTATTTCGATGATAGTTGATAGGTTGATGGTGGTGGTTGGTGCAGCGGAGCTTTTCGCAGAGCCAGAGTATTTCATGCCGACAGGCATTGCCGCTCTGCGGCATTGGGGATGTTCACCCGGTAACATGTCATCCTGAACGCAGCGCATGCGGAGTGAAAGATCTCCATAACCTGCTTATTTTTATAGTCATCCCGCACGAAGCATAGCGGAGATGCGGGATCTCCTGGTCCAACTTGGGATATCGTTAAAGGAGATCGCGGGTCAGCGCCCGCGATGACTGGTTGTTTAATAAGGCCTGCGACGGACAGGGTTTACTGATAGCTGAAACCTGACAGCTATCCTAAACCATTGCCTCTGGAGCTTTTTCTGGCCTTTCGCCATCGCCAAACGGTTTCATCGGTGTCTCGTTCATATACTCATCAAGCGTAAACTCATCCACCTGTATGGCATCATTCCGTGCACGCTCGGTTTTCTTGACGTGCTCACCTTCTTCTTTGGTTAGCACGCCTTTTTCAACAGCCAGATCTGCGATATCAAGGTAGGGTTCCTTGGGCAGTTCTCTCGCTTTAATGGCTTTATACAACTTCTTGAATGCAGGCCAGGCTTGCTCTACCAATTCCATAGTGTGCTCATAACGACCAATAGCAGATTCTTTATCTTTCGGAAGGAAAATTCCTGCTGTTATCCGATCCCGATCTTCTCCCCGAGTCTGCATAGCCTGGGCTACTTTATGTCCGAGTTTGTCTGAAGGATAGGTGCCGATTGGATTCAATCTTCCCCACACTCCAGCCAAACGGAATACCCAGCTTAGTCCGGGTACTTTTATTTCTCTCAGAATACCTTCAAAGGCTTGCTGAATTTTCCAGAAACTGTATTCCATCGCCCACTCAAAATACGGACGGTCGGCTTCCGGTCTTCCTTCAGCTTCAAATCGTTTGAGTGCTCCGGAAGCCAGATACATATAACTCAGAATATCGGCGTAACGCCCGGCTATTTTTTCTTTCATTTTTAAGGCTCCGCCATACGAGCCAAGGGCAATATCAGCAAAGAATGCGAAGGAAGCAGAAGCCCAGGCCAGCTTGCGAAAG from Gracilimonas sp. encodes the following:
- a CDS encoding UDP-N-acetylglucosamine 4,6-dehydratase, with amino-acid sequence MNTLQLIGRTKNLFSFDLNQNDSELSEKVSNSKFLVIGGAGSIGQAVTKEIFKRNPRKLHVVDISENNMVELVRDIRSSEGYISGEFKTFALDAGSYEYDAFIKADGKYDYVLNLSALKHVRSEKDPFTLMRMVEVNILNTIKTIQQAKDKGTQKYFCVSTDKAANPVNMMGASKRIMELFLMRESENIDISTARFANVAFSDGSLLHSFNQRIQKRQPIVAPNDIKRYFVTPQESGELCLMSCLLGDNRDIFFPKLSEDLHLITFSEIAIKYLEMMGYEAHLCSNEDEARELVSILPEKGKWPCLFTESDTTGEKDFEEFFMEGETLDLERFEKLGIVKSNLGFEKGKLDYFLSAIEEMKTNLSWTKPDLVKLFHKLLPGFDHKETGKYLDSKM
- a CDS encoding methionyl-tRNA formyltransferase, giving the protein MSKFKIGYFADGPWSHKAFELLIQDEEIEICFIVPRTDTKDDTLKYFAGKYGIDYLHPVKVNSEEFIEKAKSYNCDLFVSMSFNQIFRERIINLPKYSTINCHAGKLPFYRGRNVLNWALINDEKEFGITVHFVDEGIDTGDILLQQTYPITDEDTYDTLLSVAYDECAKLLYKAIKQIQDGSFKVVKQNTIHPVGFYCGRRSVGDEIVNWKSTSREIFNFVRALSSPGPLATTFIDNVQVKINRVKLIEGAPQYINIPGQILSKTKDGFLVKTKDSFVEILEVDTEVKLRVGARFKNE
- a CDS encoding LegC family aminotransferase, with protein sequence MKQIDQFIEFVRDQYKTADFIPLHEPRFKGNEKKYVMETIDSTFVSSVGAYVDKFEAMMAEISQTNRAVAVVNGTAALQVALRLAGVKQGNEVLTQALTFVATANAIAYNNAHPIFLDVDLDTMGLSTDAVEGFLNEFGEIREDGCYNKKTGNKIAACLPMHTFGFPVHLNELMKVCDKWNIPVVEDAAESIGSTYHGKPTGSFGKLGIYSFNGNKIVTAGGGGAIVTKDEQLGDFAKHITTTAKKPHKYEYVHDELGHNYRMPNLNAALICAQLEQLDDFIENKRELAYKYTSHFNELGIKFRTENENTKANYWLMCVELANRNNRDEFLKETNEKGVMTRPIWQLMYKLSMYENCFRDDQKNAEFLEDRIVNIPSSVRI
- a CDS encoding DegT/DnrJ/EryC1/StrS family aminotransferase; this encodes MEFIDLDTQYRKYQKEIDKKMKAVLEHGQYIMGPEIDELEAILAEYVGVKHCITVASGTDSLEIALRALDIGSGDEVITVPFSWISTAEVISAVGAKPVFIDIEPDTYNMDPNLLEGAITENTKAIMPVSLFGQMPDLERINQIADKHNIAVIEDAAQSFGATRNGKRSCGASLIASTSFFPAKPLGCYGDGGALFTNDDELAETMKAIRSHGGIKRHYHTHIGMNGRFDTLQAAVILGKWAGFEDEVKSRNQIGARYTELLNDHVITPVVDKGNTHVYAQYTIRVAEEKRDEIVSSMKDAGVPVGIYYPKCFHEQPVFQYLGYEYGDFPESEKASREVLSLPMHPFLSEEDQDIVVEKLIESLAI
- the neuB gene encoding N-acetylneuraminate synthase, with product MSKKEHVYIIAEAGVNHNGDLQKAIELIEVATQAGVDVVKFQSFKADKLVSKTAKKAKYQSQNIGDGDESQYNMLKSLELSEEDHTVLIKECEKRGIQFLSTAFDVDGIDFLDDLGMPFFKSPSGEITNYPYLKRLAEKRKPVILSTGMADMQEVKNAIEVLLKHGLTKKDITVLHCNTEYPTPMEDVNLKAMNTIAKELGVRVGYSDHTLGIEVPVAAVAMGACVIEKHFTLDRNLPGPDHRASLEPDELKDMVKAIKNIEKAISGSGEKEPSRSEKKNKTVARKSIHTTRSMKAGEAIKEKDIIALRPGDGISPMDWENIIGRKVSRAYAAAEMLERSSLK
- a CDS encoding nucleotidyltransferase family protein; protein product: MRHYKEHLIPTETPIREALEVLEKLSHDAISFVVDKDDRLIGSLTDGDVRRGLIKGAGLDQPVDDIIQSNPRFIRKGDQDIQKVIEYRENDFKIIPILDHQDRIVNVINFGELKSYLPVDVVVMAGGKGTRLRPLTEKTPKPLLKVGDKPILEHNIHRLSLFGMDDFWITVNYLGEQIEEYFGNGNQKNLNINYIWEDEPLGTIGSVSKIENFIHDYVLVTNSDVLTNLDYEDFFIRFIEEDADFAVVTIPYKVDVPYAVLETSNGHVMNFKEKPTYTYYSNGGIYLMKREVTEGIPKNSFYNTTDLMERLIAEGKKVLSYPLSGYWLDIGKPEDFEKAQEDIKTIKF
- a CDS encoding Wzz/FepE/Etk N-terminal domain-containing protein, coding for MSEENNSNQEHGDNKPGKKKSPENFPIQEYRLVPADQGYDGYEEDEIDLIELAKTIWDNRKTIYRFVAVGVVLGVAVALLSPKEYVSNATLMPEYSTESQGGASSLLRQYGGLIGLSGGGTYNSASNAIRVDLYPKIVESLSFQDQLARQEFYFPDYDTTASIYQYYLEIQTPGVLGYIAQYTIGLPSTIIGVFKKEEELATSTAVSNDDEIVELSKNEMKVIESLRSRVSASLDEESGVVTVRAQMSDPKLAAHVARYTIQELTAYLTEYRTEKVLRDLEFIEEQLTKAEERFQEAQLALAEFRDSNQGNLTARARTEEQRLNSEYDIAFNLYNSLTQQYEEAKLKVQEETPVFKVLQPVQVPVNDEMSGGMVLIVFVMLSGIASIGWIFIRQFLALNPFKTDS
- a CDS encoding Gfo/Idh/MocA family oxidoreductase — encoded protein: MKNFALTGLAGYIAPRHLKAIEDTGNRLVAAVDPHDSVGIIDSYFPKASFFTEVERFDRHLEKIRREGNGEAIDYMTICSPNHLHDAHIRLAMRVGADALCEKPLVLNPWNLDVLQELEEEYGQRVWTILQLRVHPSLIELKKKIDAEKSEKRHKIRLSYITSRGTWYHYSWKGNEEQSGGIGTNIGIHFFDMLMWLFGPAQNMELYVREKNRMGGFLELPNADVEWFLSLEPEDIPNNADDSQRTFRSINVDGDELEFSGGFTDLHTRVYEETLKGNGFGIDDARPSIELVHKLRTMPITENPKGIVHPSIQNLK
- the neuC gene encoding UDP-N-acetylglucosamine 2-epimerase, producing the protein MKVGVLTSSRADFGIYLPLLKKLKDDVFFELRVIAFGTHGSPYHGKTVSEIQEAGFENIDLIQSLLLNDNPNGISTSYGLTVNKFADYWSENTFDLVFCLGDRFEMSAAVQAGIPFGVKFAHIHGGETTLGAIDNIYRHQITLASSIHFPSTEAYKDKIETIIGYDEHVYNVGSLSLDGIEEFKFLEENVFRNKFGIPDKPYILITFHPETVNPEANQEYALEMKSAMSEISTDYFLVITMPNADTNGKIFRNSIAELKKEIPEQILCIENFGKTNYFNAMKYSNFLLGNTSSGIIEAASFGKYVVNVGNRQKGRTKGENVIDCEFGASDILQTVSKLKDLGSFEGSNIYRKPNTVRSIIDTLKNNYASL